The Armatimonadota bacterium genome includes a window with the following:
- a CDS encoding DUF892 family protein — MTMVHHQHDVIRRYLQDALAAEQSFENQLKQFAEDSQQPELQQLFRQHADETRWQAERLKGRLEVLGGAPSGVKGFMANLFSLGPKVAQMGHDPSEKGVQNLIAAIAVEHSELAMYEALAQVAAAAGDLETEQLARDIQQQEARAAEMLWPYVGRTAREAFQQVAMTSG, encoded by the coding sequence ATGACCATGGTGCACCATCAGCACGACGTGATCCGCCGCTACCTGCAGGACGCCCTGGCGGCCGAGCAGAGCTTCGAGAACCAGCTCAAGCAGTTCGCCGAGGATAGCCAGCAGCCGGAGCTGCAGCAGCTCTTCCGGCAGCACGCCGACGAGACCCGCTGGCAGGCGGAGCGACTCAAGGGGCGGCTGGAGGTCCTGGGCGGTGCGCCCTCCGGCGTGAAGGGGTTCATGGCCAACCTCTTCAGCCTGGGCCCCAAGGTGGCCCAGATGGGACACGACCCCTCCGAGAAGGGGGTGCAGAACCTCATCGCCGCCATCGCCGTCGAGCACAGCGAGCTGGCCATGTACGAGGCCCTGGCCCAGGTGGCCGCAGCGGCGGGTGACCTGGAGACCGAGCAGCTCGCCCGGGACATCCAGCAGCAGGAGGCGCGGGCGGCCGAGATGCTCTGGCCCTACGTCGGGCGGACGGCCCGGGAGGCCTTCCAGCAGGTGGCGATGACGTCAGGCTAG
- a CDS encoding ubiquitin-like small modifier protein 1, giving the protein MPRVRIPAPLRQHADGQREVAVAGATLGEVLRALTERWPGLRPRLLDGDGGLHPFVSVFVDGEDVRLLQGLQTPLRADAEVTILPSMAGGAERP; this is encoded by the coding sequence ATGCCCCGGGTGCGCATCCCCGCCCCGCTCCGCCAGCACGCCGACGGTCAGCGCGAGGTGGCGGTGGCGGGTGCCACGCTGGGCGAGGTCCTGCGCGCCCTGACCGAGCGCTGGCCCGGGCTGCGCCCGCGGCTGCTCGACGGCGACGGCGGGCTCCACCCGTTCGTGAGCGTCTTCGTGGACGGTGAGGACGTGCGCCTGCTCCAAGGACTCCAGACCCCGTTGCGGGCTGACGCCGAGGTGACGATCCTGCCGAGCATGGCCGGCGGCGCCGAGCGGCCGTGA
- a CDS encoding tetratricopeptide repeat protein: protein MAAPSRQTLTFLFTDIEGSTPLWEQHHQAMTLALTRHDALLRQVLEERGGHVFKHVGDALYAAFGNAADAVAAATAAQEALAREPWPLPEGLRVRMAVHTGSAELRGGDYAGRPLNLAARLVAAGHGGQVVLSDATRALVAGDLPPGVELRDLGLHRLAGLAHPERIWQLLVPGLPADFPPLRTLDTLPNNLPRPLTTFVGRERELGEIAALLQRTRLVTLTGPGGGGKTRLALQVASDLLRRFPDGVWWVELAALRDESLIPQRIAAAVGVHEEVHRPLALTLADALAARRLLLVVDNCEHLLAGCAEAARHLLERCPELRVLATSQEPLGVPGEVVYRVRPLALPDPQATPTLTAAEQSEAVRLFLDRAALSQPRFRLTEATAPVVLQICRRLDGIPLAIELAAARLGALSLEQVASRLDDRFRLLTRGDRGAPTRHQMLRAALDWSYDLLAEAERTLLRRLAVFAGGFDVEAAEAVTADDPAGVASGTGDGTPAAGDGPGGRLAAADVLDVLSRLVEKSFVLFDEERGRYTLLETVRLYAQEHLVAAGEEQHLRDRHRDHYLGLARLADPALGRPGQEGWLDRLAADHDNLRTALAWSLESGAVDAGLRLAGQLWRYWEIRGHWREGRAWLDVLLDCAGEASAEVRVPVLNGAAFFAFFQGDFARGVQLAQESLELARQLGDTRSAVHCLNILGFEACRIERYDAAAQLGEESLALSRQVGDALPRASALSVLGLVARGRRRYQEARGLLEEAVRLARVNGDRALTALVLTNLGLVITELGDYAEARRVQEETLALTRAIGDTYGMAFALSNLAIIAWHEDERGRAAALFAESLRLRHQLGERRGMATALTGLGVVAAREGQAERAAVLLGAGEALRERLGIPPPPFIRDTYPEHVATVRDALGEHRFQETWEHGRTLPLDNVVAYAVGGRQAGQPPGVSSPDPSGATT from the coding sequence ATGGCTGCCCCGTCGCGCCAGACCCTGACCTTCCTCTTCACCGACATCGAAGGCAGCACGCCCCTGTGGGAGCAGCACCACCAGGCGATGACCCTGGCGCTGACCCGGCACGACGCGCTGCTCCGCCAGGTGCTGGAGGAGCGGGGCGGCCACGTCTTCAAGCACGTGGGCGATGCGCTCTACGCGGCCTTCGGCAACGCGGCGGACGCGGTGGCCGCCGCAACGGCGGCGCAGGAGGCCCTCGCCCGAGAGCCCTGGCCGCTGCCGGAAGGGCTGCGCGTGCGCATGGCGGTGCACACCGGCAGTGCAGAACTGCGCGGGGGGGATTACGCCGGCCGCCCCCTGAACCTGGCGGCGCGGCTCGTCGCGGCCGGGCACGGCGGCCAGGTCGTCCTCTCCGACGCCACGCGCGCCCTGGTGGCCGGGGACCTGCCGCCGGGCGTCGAGCTGCGGGACCTGGGGCTCCACCGCCTGGCCGGGCTGGCCCACCCCGAGCGCATCTGGCAACTCCTCGTCCCGGGGCTCCCCGCCGACTTCCCGCCGCTGCGCACCCTGGACACCCTGCCCAACAACCTGCCGCGTCCCCTCACCACCTTTGTCGGGCGTGAGCGCGAGCTCGGGGAGATCGCCGCGCTGCTGCAGCGGACGCGGCTCGTCACCCTCACCGGCCCGGGCGGCGGGGGCAAGACGCGTCTCGCCCTGCAGGTGGCCTCGGACCTCCTGCGCCGCTTCCCGGACGGGGTGTGGTGGGTGGAACTGGCGGCGCTGCGCGACGAATCCCTCATCCCGCAGCGCATCGCCGCAGCCGTCGGCGTCCACGAAGAGGTGCACAGGCCGCTCGCCCTCACGCTGGCGGATGCGCTGGCCGCCAGGCGCCTGCTGCTGGTCGTCGACAACTGCGAGCACCTGCTGGCCGGGTGCGCCGAGGCGGCCCGCCACCTCCTGGAGCGCTGCCCGGAGCTCCGGGTCCTGGCGACGAGCCAGGAGCCCCTCGGCGTCCCCGGAGAGGTCGTCTACCGGGTGCGGCCGCTCGCGCTACCGGACCCGCAGGCCACACCCACGCTCACGGCTGCCGAGCAGTCAGAGGCGGTGCGCCTCTTCCTCGACCGGGCGGCGCTGAGCCAGCCGCGGTTCCGCCTGACCGAGGCCACCGCACCGGTGGTCCTGCAGATCTGCCGGCGGCTCGACGGCATCCCGCTGGCCATCGAGCTGGCCGCCGCGCGGCTGGGGGCCCTCTCGCTGGAGCAGGTGGCCTCGCGGCTGGACGACCGGTTTCGCCTCCTCACCCGCGGGGACCGCGGCGCCCCGACCCGCCACCAGATGCTGCGGGCGGCGCTGGACTGGAGCTACGACCTGCTCGCTGAAGCGGAGCGCACACTGCTACGGCGACTCGCGGTCTTCGCCGGCGGTTTCGACGTGGAGGCGGCGGAGGCGGTGACTGCCGACGACCCCGCAGGCGTGGCGTCCGGGACCGGCGACGGCACGCCGGCTGCGGGGGACGGACCGGGAGGCCGCCTGGCCGCCGCCGACGTGCTCGACGTGCTCAGCCGCCTGGTGGAGAAGTCCTTCGTCCTCTTCGACGAGGAGCGGGGCCGCTACACCCTCCTGGAGACCGTGCGGCTCTACGCCCAGGAGCACCTCGTCGCTGCCGGGGAGGAGCAGCACCTGCGCGACCGTCACCGCGACCACTACCTGGGGCTGGCCAGGCTCGCGGACCCGGCCCTGGGCCGGCCGGGGCAGGAAGGCTGGCTCGACCGCCTGGCGGCGGACCACGACAACCTGCGCACGGCCCTGGCCTGGAGCCTGGAGAGCGGGGCCGTCGACGCAGGGCTGCGCCTGGCGGGCCAGCTCTGGCGGTACTGGGAGATCCGCGGCCACTGGCGCGAGGGGCGGGCCTGGCTGGACGTCCTCCTCGACTGCGCCGGCGAGGCCTCCGCCGAGGTACGCGTGCCCGTCCTCAACGGGGCCGCCTTCTTCGCCTTCTTCCAGGGGGACTTCGCCCGGGGCGTGCAGCTGGCTCAGGAGAGCCTCGAGCTGGCCCGGCAGCTCGGCGACACGCGCAGTGCGGTGCACTGTCTGAACATCCTGGGGTTCGAGGCCTGTCGGATCGAGCGGTACGACGCTGCGGCCCAGCTGGGCGAAGAGAGCCTGGCCCTCAGCCGGCAGGTGGGCGACGCCTTGCCGCGGGCGAGCGCGCTGAGCGTGCTGGGGCTGGTGGCCCGCGGGCGCCGCCGCTACCAGGAGGCGCGAGGCCTGCTGGAGGAGGCGGTCCGGCTCGCCCGGGTCAACGGCGACCGCGCCCTCACCGCGCTCGTCCTCACCAACCTGGGGCTCGTCATCACCGAGCTGGGGGACTACGCCGAGGCCCGGCGCGTGCAGGAGGAGACCCTGGCCCTCACCCGGGCGATCGGCGACACCTACGGGATGGCCTTCGCGCTCAGCAACCTGGCCATCATCGCGTGGCACGAGGACGAGCGGGGACGGGCGGCGGCACTCTTCGCCGAGAGCCTGCGCCTGCGTCACCAGCTCGGGGAGCGCCGGGGGATGGCCACGGCGCTCACGGGGCTCGGGGTGGTGGCCGCGCGCGAGGGGCAGGCGGAACGGGCGGCGGTCCTGCTGGGCGCCGGGGAGGCGTTGCGCGAGAGGCTCGGCATCCCGCCGCCGCCCTTCATCCGGGACACCTACCCGGAGCACGTGGCCACCGTGCGGGACGCCCTGGGCGAGCACCGGTTTCAGGAGACCTGGGAGCACGGTCGGACGCTGCCGCTGGACAACGTCGTGGCCTACGCCGTCGGCGGTCGTCAGGCTGGACAGCCGCCGGGTGTGAGCTCGCCCGATCCGTCCGGGGCCACGACCTGA
- a CDS encoding alkaline phosphatase D family protein, whose protein sequence is MADRPATKIVTAMRWMVLACACAVAVAPLPVARAAPPAFGEGVAAGDVLQDRAVLWTRAPAPGPVTLLLGTSADLRRGRTEQAVAHPGDGLAVQVEVNRLAAGTRYTYRFRQGGVQSPLGTFVTPPPPGSAASVTVAWSADTGEEFRPFRIFDALARLQPDLFLFLGDTVYADVGERAVTLAQYRAKYRANRADPHLQAALARTAVWATWDDHEVANNFDASHPRLDVGRRAFLEAWPVRPSREEPGRLYRRVRWGALLEVFLLDTRQYRSPARHPDGPGKTMLGARQKRWLLEGLAASTAPVKVVASSVPLRYHGRDSWEGYAHERDEILAFLRARDVRGVVVLSGDVHYPALLRHPEGVLEGIAGPLAAFPNPDPPAAGRPATLWWGFARFNFGVVRVAPGWLTLEWYDHRGDLLYRFRTALPSRQ, encoded by the coding sequence ATGGCAGATCGTCCGGCCACGAAGATCGTCACGGCCATGCGGTGGATGGTGCTGGCGTGCGCCTGTGCGGTGGCGGTAGCGCCGCTCCCTGTCGCCCGCGCGGCGCCCCCGGCGTTCGGCGAGGGCGTGGCCGCCGGGGACGTCCTGCAGGACCGCGCCGTCCTGTGGACCCGCGCGCCCGCTCCCGGCCCGGTGACGCTCCTGCTGGGCACCAGTGCCGACCTCCGCCGTGGCAGGACGGAGCAGGCCGTGGCGCACCCGGGCGACGGCCTGGCCGTGCAGGTCGAGGTGAACCGGCTGGCCGCCGGCACGCGCTATACCTACCGGTTCAGGCAGGGAGGGGTACAGAGCCCTCTCGGGACCTTCGTCACCCCGCCCCCACCCGGGAGCGCCGCCTCCGTGACGGTGGCGTGGAGCGCCGACACCGGAGAGGAGTTCCGCCCCTTCCGCATCTTCGACGCCCTGGCGCGGCTGCAGCCCGACCTCTTCCTCTTCCTGGGGGATACGGTGTACGCGGACGTCGGCGAGCGGGCCGTCACCCTGGCCCAGTACCGCGCCAAGTACCGGGCCAACCGGGCCGACCCGCACCTGCAGGCAGCGCTTGCCCGGACGGCGGTGTGGGCCACCTGGGACGACCACGAGGTGGCCAACAACTTCGACGCCTCGCATCCGCGGCTCGACGTGGGCCGCCGCGCCTTCCTGGAAGCCTGGCCGGTGCGGCCGTCGCGCGAAGAGCCCGGGCGACTCTACCGTCGCGTGCGGTGGGGGGCGCTGCTCGAGGTCTTCCTCCTGGACACCCGGCAGTACCGCTCGCCCGCCCGCCACCCCGACGGGCCCGGCAAGACCATGCTGGGCGCCAGGCAGAAGCGGTGGCTGCTGGAGGGCCTGGCCGCTTCCACCGCGCCGGTGAAGGTCGTCGCCAGCAGCGTCCCCCTCCGCTACCACGGGCGGGACTCCTGGGAGGGCTACGCGCACGAGCGCGACGAGATCCTGGCCTTCCTGCGCGCCCGCGACGTGCGCGGCGTGGTGGTGCTGAGCGGCGACGTCCACTACCCGGCGCTGCTGCGCCACCCGGAGGGAGTGCTGGAAGGGATCGCGGGACCGCTGGCGGCCTTTCCCAACCCGGACCCGCCCGCCGCGGGACGACCGGCCACGCTCTGGTGGGGATTCGCCCGCTTCAACTTCGGGGTCGTGCGCGTGGCCCCGGGGTGGCTGACCCTGGAGTGGTACGACCACCGCGGCGACCTCCTCTACCGCTTCCGGACCGCGCTGCCCTCCCGCCAGTAG
- a CDS encoding glycerophosphodiester phosphodiesterase family protein, translating to MARRGPRIIAHRGASAEAPENTAAAFRRALATGVDGVELDVHLSSDGVPVVIHDPLLERTTDGRGPVGALPLWALRRLDAGRWFAGAFAGERIPTLAEALALLRPVRVIAEIKRPPRPAPGLARRVAEAIRQSGHPAVTVSSFDHPLLLEVRDHLPQVRTAVLYVARPVDPLRLARDAAASVLHPHWSLLSADVVEAAHAGGLEVETWVVDEPEEMARVVAMGVDGVMTNHPQRLRAVLARLGFPLPPPAGPRSGSPQPATRSARTRSPRRCRG from the coding sequence GTGGCCCGACGCGGGCCGCGGATCATCGCCCACCGGGGCGCGTCCGCGGAAGCGCCGGAGAACACCGCGGCGGCCTTTCGCCGGGCGCTGGCCACCGGGGTGGACGGCGTGGAGCTGGACGTGCACCTCTCCAGCGACGGGGTGCCCGTGGTTATCCACGACCCCCTCCTGGAGCGGACCACGGACGGCCGGGGTCCGGTGGGTGCCCTCCCCCTGTGGGCGCTGCGGCGCCTGGATGCGGGACGGTGGTTCGCCGGAGCGTTTGCCGGCGAGCGCATCCCGACGCTGGCCGAGGCGCTGGCGCTGCTGCGCCCGGTACGCGTGATCGCCGAGATCAAGCGCCCGCCGCGGCCCGCTCCAGGCCTGGCGCGGCGCGTGGCCGAGGCGATCCGCCAGTCCGGGCACCCCGCGGTCACGGTCTCCTCCTTCGACCACCCGCTGCTGCTGGAGGTACGGGACCACCTGCCCCAGGTCCGCACCGCGGTGCTGTACGTGGCCCGGCCGGTGGACCCCCTGCGGCTGGCCCGAGACGCCGCTGCCAGCGTGCTCCACCCGCACTGGTCGCTGCTGTCGGCGGACGTGGTGGAGGCGGCGCACGCGGGCGGGCTGGAGGTAGAGACCTGGGTCGTCGACGAGCCGGAGGAGATGGCCCGCGTGGTGGCCATGGGGGTCGACGGGGTGATGACCAACCACCCGCAGCGGCTGCGGGCGGTCCTGGCCCGGTTGGGCTTCCCCCTGCCGCCTCCCGCGGGACCACGGTCTGGCAGCCCGCAGCCTGCGACGCGGTCCGCTCGGACGCGGTCGCCGCGACGGTGCCGCGGGTAA
- a CDS encoding DUF2231 domain-containing protein, translating into MQGKATLWRHPIHPMLVPFPIAFFVGSLVADIFSLLGGSDFWTAMGTWLIAFGLVGGLLAALFGFVDYLTIPMGPEVRGTATRHMVVNLVVVALYAVNLYLRWRTPQTPTGYILSLIGVLGLGYAGWLGGALSYEHRLGTAPEQPAGQVPAGGRQRARAR; encoded by the coding sequence ATGCAGGGCAAGGCCACGCTGTGGCGTCACCCGATTCACCCGATGCTCGTGCCGTTTCCCATCGCTTTCTTCGTCGGCTCCTTGGTTGCCGACATCTTCTCCCTGCTGGGCGGCTCCGACTTCTGGACGGCCATGGGGACCTGGCTCATTGCCTTCGGGCTGGTGGGCGGCCTGCTGGCCGCCCTCTTCGGGTTCGTCGACTACCTCACCATCCCCATGGGACCGGAGGTGCGGGGCACGGCGACCCGCCACATGGTCGTCAACCTGGTCGTGGTCGCCCTCTACGCCGTGAACCTGTACCTGCGCTGGCGTACCCCACAGACGCCGACCGGGTACATCCTCTCGCTCATCGGGGTCCTGGGACTGGGCTACGCGGGATGGCTCGGCGGGGCGCTCAGCTACGAGCACCGGTTGGGCACCGCGCCCGAGCAGCCGGCCGGGCAGGTGCCGGCCGGGGGGCGTCAACGCGCGAGGGCCCGGTAG
- the ugpA gene encoding sn-glycerol-3-phosphate ABC transporter permease UgpA → MTRRAIFPGRLLPYLLVAPQLAVVLVFFYWPAVQAVVQSTLRQDPFGLRTEFVWFEHFRRILSDPFYLGALRTTFLFSAAVVLLAMSAGLLLAVTADKQIRGATIYKTLLIWPYAVAPAVAAALWLFIFHPTIGMLGRALVRAGIPWDYTLKGTHALLLVILAAAWKQVSYNFIFFLAGLQSIPPSLLEAAAVDGASGRQRFWRVTFPVLSPTTFFLLIVNVIYAFFDTFGVIHALTRGGPGKATETLIYKVYTDGVINLDLGGSSAQSVILLLVVITLTAIQFRYIERRVYY, encoded by the coding sequence ATGACCCGCCGCGCCATCTTCCCCGGCCGCCTGCTGCCCTACCTCCTGGTGGCGCCGCAGCTGGCGGTGGTCCTGGTCTTCTTCTACTGGCCGGCCGTCCAGGCCGTCGTCCAGTCCACCCTGCGCCAGGACCCCTTCGGGCTGCGCACCGAATTCGTCTGGTTCGAGCACTTCCGGCGCATCCTCAGCGACCCGTTCTACCTGGGCGCGCTGCGGACCACCTTCCTCTTCTCCGCCGCCGTGGTCCTGCTGGCCATGTCCGCCGGGCTGCTCCTGGCGGTGACGGCGGACAAGCAGATCCGCGGCGCCACCATCTACAAGACCCTGCTCATCTGGCCGTACGCGGTGGCGCCGGCGGTGGCCGCCGCCCTGTGGCTGTTCATCTTCCACCCCACCATCGGAATGCTGGGGCGGGCGCTGGTGCGCGCGGGGATTCCCTGGGACTACACGCTGAAGGGCACGCATGCCCTCCTGCTGGTCATCCTGGCCGCGGCCTGGAAGCAGGTCTCCTACAACTTCATCTTCTTCCTGGCCGGGCTGCAGTCCATCCCTCCGTCGCTGCTGGAGGCGGCGGCGGTGGACGGGGCGAGCGGGCGGCAGCGGTTCTGGCGAGTGACCTTCCCCGTGCTCTCGCCGACCACGTTCTTCCTGCTCATCGTCAACGTGATCTACGCCTTCTTCGACACCTTCGGGGTCATCCACGCGCTGACGCGCGGCGGCCCAGGCAAGGCCACGGAGACGCTGATCTACAAAGTGTACACGGACGGGGTGATCAACCTGGATTTGGGCGGCTCGTCAGCGCAGTCCGTGATCCTCCTCCTGGTGGTGATCACGCTCACGGCCATCCAGTTCAGGTACATCGAGCGGCGGGTGTACTACTGA
- a CDS encoding vitamin K epoxide reductase family protein — protein MTALSPTHATPPADAPAQGGVARPRRRQRRIALAALSVAGFLDALYMLAYHEGLIDRLVCPFFGEGCERVGRSPHAVHFGLPNALVGALGYAVMTTLAVALGDRPARQRPYRVLALGATAGAAAAASAVLTYEQPARVGAWCFWCLLSAALNAAILPLALAEVREARSARHALYP, from the coding sequence ATGACTGCCCTGTCGCCCACGCACGCGACTCCCCCGGCGGACGCCCCCGCGCAGGGGGGGGTCGCCAGGCCGCGGCGGCGACAGCGTCGTATCGCCCTGGCCGCCCTCAGCGTGGCCGGCTTCCTCGACGCCCTCTACATGCTGGCCTACCACGAGGGGCTCATCGACCGGCTGGTCTGTCCGTTCTTCGGGGAGGGGTGCGAGCGGGTAGGGCGCTCCCCTCACGCGGTCCACTTCGGGCTCCCCAATGCCCTCGTCGGCGCGCTGGGCTACGCGGTCATGACCACACTGGCCGTGGCGCTGGGAGACCGCCCGGCGCGGCAGCGCCCTTACCGGGTGCTGGCCCTCGGCGCCACAGCCGGAGCGGCGGCGGCCGCCAGTGCCGTCCTCACCTACGAGCAGCCGGCCCGCGTGGGTGCCTGGTGCTTCTGGTGTCTGCTCTCCGCCGCGCTCAACGCTGCCATCCTCCCGCTGGCCCTGGCCGAGGTGCGCGAGGCCCGGTCGGCCCGCCATGCCCTCTACCCGTAG
- a CDS encoding EamA family transporter, with product MSARARGYLAVTASAVLWGLSGVVAKALFNQAVAPSALMAVRLTLAFAVGFLLVALTRPAALRQAWRHRLPIAAVGLAQLAGSYTYYVTVSLTTVATAIFLAYLAPVLLVLWERVVERRPLTPLRALAVAVAVSGSYLLVVSPQGLQTTPAGLLWGLGAAVTFAAHSLLARRQVVRVDPWAALVLALGVGALAMAPVAPPWQTFTAGYAPVQWLLFTHLAVLATLVPFGLYLAALRHLTASEAALTAMLEPLVAAGAASVLLDEVLTTRQVLGGALVLLATGLIQFRPEQGRQPTAFQASPPAG from the coding sequence ATGAGCGCCCGGGCCCGCGGCTACCTGGCGGTAACGGCGTCGGCCGTCCTGTGGGGGCTGAGCGGGGTGGTGGCCAAGGCCCTCTTCAACCAGGCGGTGGCGCCGAGCGCGCTCATGGCGGTGCGGCTGACGCTGGCGTTCGCCGTCGGGTTCCTCCTGGTCGCGCTCACCCGCCCGGCGGCCCTGCGCCAGGCCTGGCGCCACCGCCTCCCCATCGCCGCGGTCGGCCTCGCCCAGCTGGCCGGGTCGTACACCTACTACGTCACCGTCAGCCTGACCACCGTGGCCACGGCGATCTTCCTGGCCTACCTGGCTCCGGTCCTGCTGGTCCTCTGGGAGCGGGTGGTCGAGCGCCGGCCGCTCACGCCGTTGCGCGCCCTGGCGGTGGCGGTGGCCGTGAGTGGCTCCTACCTGCTGGTCGTCTCGCCGCAGGGCCTGCAGACGACGCCAGCCGGTTTGCTGTGGGGCTTGGGCGCCGCCGTCACCTTCGCGGCGCACAGCCTGCTGGCGCGGCGCCAGGTGGTGCGGGTGGATCCGTGGGCAGCGCTGGTGCTGGCGCTGGGGGTAGGTGCGCTGGCGATGGCCCCGGTCGCGCCGCCGTGGCAGACGTTCACGGCGGGCTACGCGCCGGTGCAGTGGCTGCTCTTCACCCACCTGGCGGTCCTGGCCACGCTCGTGCCGTTCGGTCTGTACCTGGCCGCGCTGCGGCACCTGACCGCGAGCGAGGCCGCGCTCACCGCCATGCTGGAGCCGCTGGTGGCGGCCGGAGCGGCCTCCGTCCTCCTGGACGAGGTCCTCACCACGCGCCAGGTCCTGGGAGGCGCCCTGGTCCTGCTGGCGACGGGCCTGATCCAGTTTCGCCCGGAGCAGGGTCGGCAGCCGACGGCCTTCCAGGCGTCACCTCCCGCCGGGTGA
- the ugpB gene encoding sn-glycerol-3-phosphate ABC transporter substrate-binding protein UgpB — MKVRWLTVACLLAVLALASPPVSAQRVTIEFWHAMRGPLGEALEGIASRFNAAQARVRVNPTFKGSYPETMVAAIAAFRAGNAPHIVQMFEVGTATMMAAGPAIKPVYQLFKEAGLPFDPTIYLPAVRGYYSDAAGRMVAMPFNSSTPVLWYNKDAFRKAGLDPNAPPKTWAQLRAAAQRIRATNAAPCGFSTAWPTWVQFENFGAIHDVPFATRANGFEGFDAQLTLNEPLYVRHLEFLMDMLREGTFKYGGRDAAGDSLFPSGECAMVTASSALYGRISREAKFDWGIAFLPYYDDVKGAPKNSIIGGAAFWVMTSPRRTADEYRGVAEFFRFLSSPEETAKWHQETGYVPITYTGMQLAMATGYYQRFPWAELPIKQLTRTPPTKNSKGLRLGNMPEIRVVIYEETEKAFQGQQTAKQALDHAVRRGNEILRRFQQTVRP; from the coding sequence ATGAAGGTCCGATGGCTGACGGTCGCCTGTCTGCTGGCGGTGCTGGCCCTGGCCTCACCGCCCGTGTCCGCCCAGCGTGTCACCATCGAGTTCTGGCACGCCATGCGCGGTCCGCTGGGAGAGGCCCTGGAGGGGATCGCCTCCCGGTTCAACGCCGCGCAGGCCCGTGTCCGCGTCAACCCCACGTTCAAGGGGTCCTATCCGGAGACCATGGTGGCGGCTATCGCGGCGTTCCGCGCGGGCAATGCGCCGCACATCGTGCAGATGTTCGAGGTCGGCACCGCCACCATGATGGCCGCCGGCCCGGCTATCAAACCCGTCTACCAGCTCTTCAAAGAGGCGGGCCTGCCCTTCGACCCCACCATCTACCTGCCGGCGGTGCGCGGCTACTACAGCGACGCCGCGGGGCGGATGGTGGCGATGCCCTTCAACAGCTCCACCCCGGTCCTCTGGTACAACAAGGACGCGTTCCGCAAGGCCGGGCTGGACCCCAACGCCCCGCCGAAGACCTGGGCGCAGCTCCGCGCGGCGGCGCAGCGCATCCGCGCGACCAACGCCGCTCCCTGCGGCTTCTCCACGGCCTGGCCCACGTGGGTGCAGTTCGAGAACTTCGGCGCCATCCACGACGTGCCGTTTGCGACCAGGGCCAACGGGTTTGAAGGCTTCGACGCCCAGCTGACCCTCAACGAGCCCCTCTACGTCCGCCACCTGGAGTTCCTCATGGACATGCTCCGGGAGGGCACCTTCAAGTACGGCGGGCGGGACGCCGCCGGGGACTCCCTCTTCCCGTCGGGGGAGTGCGCCATGGTCACCGCTTCCTCGGCACTGTACGGGCGCATCTCCCGGGAGGCCAAGTTCGACTGGGGGATCGCCTTCCTCCCCTACTACGACGACGTCAAGGGCGCGCCCAAGAACTCCATCATCGGCGGGGCGGCCTTCTGGGTGATGACCTCGCCGCGGCGGACAGCCGACGAGTACCGCGGCGTGGCCGAGTTCTTCCGCTTCCTCAGCTCCCCGGAGGAGACGGCCAAGTGGCACCAGGAGACGGGCTACGTGCCCATCACCTACACGGGGATGCAGCTGGCCATGGCCACCGGCTACTACCAGCGGTTCCCCTGGGCGGAACTGCCCATCAAGCAGCTCACCCGCACCCCGCCCACGAAGAACTCCAAGGGGCTGCGCCTGGGGAACATGCCCGAGATCCGGGTGGTCATCTACGAGGAGACGGAGAAGGCCTTCCAGGGGCAGCAGACGGCCAAGCAGGCGCTGGACCATGCCGTGCGTCGCGGCAACGAGATCCTGCGCCGCTTCCAGCAGACGGTGAGGCCGTGA
- a CDS encoding superoxide dismutase, with protein sequence MPYPFTLPELGYDYGALEPHIDRLTMEIHHQKHHGTYVNNLNAALEKHAAFHGREVEDLLRDLSALPADIQTPVRNNGGGHLNHSLWWRWIAPGGSRTPSGAVAEAITQAFGSFDAFKDQFTKAALGRFGSGWAWLVVGADGKLAVTSTPNQDSPVMEGQVPVLGIDVWEHAYYLKYQNRRADYVAAFWNVVNWDEVAKSFERARAGAMAR encoded by the coding sequence ATGCCGTATCCCTTCACGCTGCCCGAGCTCGGGTACGACTACGGGGCCCTGGAGCCGCACATCGACCGGCTGACCATGGAGATCCACCACCAGAAACACCACGGGACGTACGTGAACAACCTCAACGCGGCCCTGGAGAAGCACGCGGCCTTCCACGGTCGGGAGGTGGAGGACCTGCTGCGCGACCTCTCGGCGCTCCCGGCCGACATCCAGACGCCGGTGCGGAACAACGGGGGCGGCCACCTGAACCACTCCCTGTGGTGGCGCTGGATCGCTCCCGGCGGGAGCCGGACGCCCTCGGGCGCGGTGGCGGAGGCGATCACCCAGGCCTTCGGCAGCTTCGACGCCTTCAAGGACCAGTTCACCAAGGCGGCGCTGGGGCGGTTCGGTTCGGGGTGGGCCTGGCTCGTCGTGGGAGCGGACGGGAAACTGGCCGTGACCTCCACGCCCAACCAGGACTCCCCGGTGATGGAGGGGCAGGTCCCGGTGCTGGGGATCGACGTCTGGGAGCACGCCTACTACCTGAAGTACCAGAACCGCCGGGCCGACTACGTGGCGGCTTTTTGGAACGTCGTGAACTGGGACGAGGTGGCGAAGAGCTTCGAGCGCGCCCGCGCCGGCGCGATGGCGCGCTAG